ATGGGGATGTGGGTTTTGGTGTCTACTTCAAAGCGCTATTCAGACAAGGGCATCAACTGCCATTATTGCCACAAACCCAAGTAGAAGTGGGCGATGTTATCCGAGTCGCGGGTTCAAAATGGTGTGTTGACCAAACCGCCAAAAAACTCAATGGCGTGGCGATTGTGGAAAGTACGGTCACCGAGACGTTCTACCTCGCACTGGCACTCTTGATTGGCTATGTCTGTGGTCACTTCAGTGTCAGCATCATGGGTATCCCTTTTGCACTCGGCACTTCAGCTGGCTGTATGCTAACAGGGATCATCTTCTCCTTCCTTCGTACACGCAACCCTACCTTTGGTGGACCAATGAGCGAAGGGGCAAGAAGCTTTTTGCAAGATATCGGTTTGAACCTATTTGTTGCCGTGCTTGCAGCGAATGTCGGTCCGAAAATTTTGGAGTCGTTTCAAGGCACCATTGTTATCAAAATCGCGCTATTGGGCGTTACGGCAGCGTTAGTTCCTCCACTGCTTGCTTGGCTCTACGGTTTGTACATTAGAAAGATGAACCCAGCGATTCTTGCCGGCGCCTGTGCCGGGGGGCGAAACAGCACACCAGCAATGAAGGGAGCGCAAGACGCAACCCAAAGCGATATGCCAGCCATCGGCTATCCCGTACCATACGCCTTAACCTCAGTGATCGTGTTGATTCTGGGTTATATCGCGATGGTTATCGGCTAATTGTAAGAGCAAGAAACGAAAAAGGCTCGGTATTCGACAATAAATCGGATACCGAGCCTTTTCTTTTTTAGTGCGGAACGGGTTATTTCATCATCTCAAGAATGATCGCGACTGAGTTGTCTGCTGTCGCTTTTTTCATTTCTTCATAAGTCAAAGCTGCAGAGCCGTCAGCTTTATCAGAAATAGTGCGGATAACGACATAAGGAATATCAAATTGATCAGCGACTTGTGCCAGTGCAGCCCCTTCCATCTCAACCGCTTTGGCATTGAATTCTTTGTACAGGTAAGCCACTTTTGCTTTGTCTGCAATAAACTGGTCGCCAGAAACAATCGTACCTGTGGTGACGAGATCTTTACCCAACACAGTTTGCGCTGATTTAAGCGCATGCTTTACCAATGCATCAGACGGTAAGAATTCACGACTATCAAAGCCATCCAACAAGCCCATTGGCGCGCCAAACACAGTCAGGTCAACGTCGTGCTGCACGAGTGCTGTCGAAATTACTACATCCATTGGATCGAGCTCTGGTGCACTCGCCCCCGCGATACCAGTGAAAACAATTGAATCCACACCAAACTCTGTGGCTAATAAGGTGGTCGTTAGCGCGGCATTCACCTTACCGACACCTGATTTAGTCACAACGACAGGCTTTCCGTTGAGTTGACCGATATGGAACAAGTGTTTACCAATCGTCTTCTGTTCAACATTGGTGAGTTTAGGCAGTAGACCTTCAATTTCCACATCCATCGCGCCAACAATAGCGGTACGCTCTGAAGCAGCGGTCACGTTAAAAGAAAGAAGGGTCAGAAAAAGGGCAAAAAAGCGAAACATAAAGTAATCTCCTCGATAGGGCGCGAATCATACTTTACAAATCGCTCAATAACAAACGATTGCGCAATCGTTTGCTTTAAAATAATCACCCAGTGAGAATTGGTGAATATCGCAGCGGAAATCGCTCATCTCTCACCCTTGTTCATTCTCTCGTTACTTTCAAATCTCAGCCAAGAATCTACGCTTTAAAGAAAGTCATCGTTTAGGTGGCATCAAAAACAAAGGAAGTAGAGTGATGAGCAAACCCGTGATCGCAGATAACAAGCCTATCAAGGTTGAACTAACACAAGGTCAGGAGTATTACTTCTGCACCTGTGGACTCTCCAGCAACCAACCTTATTGTGATGGCTCCCATTCTAGTACCGACTTCAAACCCAAAAGCTTTGTTGCCGAAGAGAGTGGCGATGCTTATCTTTGTCGTTGTAAACATTCCAATGACCTCCCCTTTTGTGATGGTAGCCATAAACAATTTAGCGCCGAGCAAGTGGGACAAGAAGGACCGGGCGTACAAATCCAGTCCGCAGAAAAAGCCCCCTCTGCCACCGCTACCGTCGAAGAACCCACCGTGGAGTTTATTCACCAATTAGCCCGAGAAGGACTAAGCAAAATGGGACATCATGGTCCTATGACATCGATGGGTGTACCTCGCCATCTACTGCCACATTGGGATGATATTCAGGTGATGGTGGCGCAAATGGCGACGAAACCGCTACAAGAAGATGTACCTGTCAGTAGCGAGCTAGTCATTGGTCCAAATGCGAAAAAGCCGCTCAAGCTTGCGATACCGTTACTGGTTTCAGATATGAGCTTTGGCTCGCTGTCCCAAGAAGCCAAGGTGTCATTAGCCACTGGCGCTGAATTAGCTGGGACAGGCATCTGTTCGGGTGAAGGCGGCATGCTGCCTGAAGAGCAAGCCGCTAACTCTCGTTACTTTTATGAGCTCGCCAGCGCCAAGTTTGGCTACAGCGAAGATAAGTTAAAGCGGGTGCAGGCGTTCCATTTTAAAGGTGGGCAAGGTGCTAAAACTGGCACCGGCGGGCACTTACCAGGCGCAAAGAACATCGGCAAGATTGCCGAAGTGCGCGGCATTGAAGCCGGTACCGCGGCGATCTCCCCTCCGACATTTGCCGACCTACATAGCGTGGCAGACTTCAAACGGTTTGCAGATCGTGTTCGTGAAGTCACGGGAGGCATCCCGATTGGTTTCAAACTCAGTGCCAATCACATCGAGCAAGATATCCAATTCGCTCTCGATGCAAGTGCGGATTACATTATCTTAGATGGTCGTGGCGGCGGTACAGGTGCTGCACCTGCTATGTTTCGCGACCATATCAGTGTGCCGACCATTCCAGCCTTAGCCAGAGCGAGAGCCTATCTGGATAAAGTGGGCGCGAGTGGCAATGTCACACTGATCATCACAGGTGGCTTGCGCGTCCCAATGGACTTTGTCAAAGCACTGGCACTGGGTGCAGACGGTATTGCCATTTCCAACAGCGCGATGCAATCGATAGGCTGCGTGGCAGCAAGAATGTGTAATACCAATAACTGCCCCGCAGGCATTGCGACTCAAAAAGCCGACTTACGCCAGAGACTGAATGTGGAAAAAGCCTCACACCAATTGAAAAATTTCTTTGAAGCGTCAACAGAATTAATGAAAGTGATGGCGCGTGCTTGCGGGCACAGTAATCTCAGTGATTTTAACCACGATGATCTCGCCACTTGGAATCGAGAAATGGCGCAACTGTCAGGTATTCGTTATTCAGGAATAATACCTTTAGGCAACTAATCTTGTTCCATGTTTTTGTTTAGGGAAGTGGCGAGTATGCGCTTCCCTTTTGATTAACAATACGAATGGGTCAAAGGGTTGTTTGTACCGCTTAAAACGATGAAGGCTATTTTGACTAGAAGATATTGAATGTTTTTTACGATATACGGAGATGACACACCATTTAAACATTGCTTAACAACCAAGCGCCCAAATTCGAAACTGTATTTAAACATAAAAATCCCCCAACAATCGGTTGTCCAACTGTTGGAGGTCAGTTTTAAATGGTATTTTTTTTATTTATCAGAATATGCCAGTGGTAATGACCAATTAAACAACATTGATGCAAGCCTAATTATAAGTGTCACAACCACACACATAGAGAAAGATGTCATGTTGTCTACACCAACATTCAGAGCCATGGCATATGTCATACCACCAATTAGGCAGGACGTCGCGTATATTTCTTTTTTAAGTACGCTAGCCACTTCACCTGTTAGCGAATCTCTAAGGATTCCCCCTCCGCATCCTGTAATTACTCCCATGGTCGTTGCTACTACATATGAATCTTGAAACTGCATTGCCTTATCAAATCCAATTCCAACGAACACGGCTAGACCAACTGCGTCACAAATGACCAATAGCCAGTTTGGTATGGTCTTCTTGTTTCGAACAAGAATGAGTGAAGCAATGCATGTAATTAAGATTGTCCAAAGGTATGTGTTGTCATTCATCCAAAATACAGGGGTAGCACCAAGTGCAACGTCACGAATCGTTCCGCCTCCAATTGCAGTTAGACCACCAAGGACAACAGCGCCAAACGCGTCCATTCTGAAGCGTGAAGCAACCAACACACCAGATATCGCAAAAATTGCAGTGCCGAATATATCGAAGAAGTAAATTAATGACATATA
The genomic region above belongs to Vibrio ponticus and contains:
- a CDS encoding trimeric intracellular cation channel family protein — protein: MSLIYFFDIFGTAIFAISGVLVASRFRMDAFGAVVLGGLTAIGGGTIRDVALGATPVFWMNDNTYLWTILITCIASLILVRNKKTIPNWLLVICDAVGLAVFVGIGFDKAMQFQDSYVVATTMGVITGCGGGILRDSLTGEVASVLKKEIYATSCLIGGMTYAMALNVGVDNMTSFSMCVVVTLIIRLASMLFNWSLPLAYSDK
- a CDS encoding 5'-methylthioadenosine/adenosylhomocysteine nucleosidase; this translates as MFRFFALFLTLLSFNVTAASERTAIVGAMDVEIEGLLPKLTNVEQKTIGKHLFHIGQLNGKPVVVTKSGVGKVNAALTTTLLATEFGVDSIVFTGIAGASAPELDPMDVVISTALVQHDVDLTVFGAPMGLLDGFDSREFLPSDALVKHALKSAQTVLGKDLVTTGTIVSGDQFIADKAKVAYLYKEFNAKAVEMEGAALAQVADQFDIPYVVIRTISDKADGSAALTYEEMKKATADNSVAIILEMMK
- a CDS encoding glutamate synthase-related protein yields the protein MSKPVIADNKPIKVELTQGQEYYFCTCGLSSNQPYCDGSHSSTDFKPKSFVAEESGDAYLCRCKHSNDLPFCDGSHKQFSAEQVGQEGPGVQIQSAEKAPSATATVEEPTVEFIHQLAREGLSKMGHHGPMTSMGVPRHLLPHWDDIQVMVAQMATKPLQEDVPVSSELVIGPNAKKPLKLAIPLLVSDMSFGSLSQEAKVSLATGAELAGTGICSGEGGMLPEEQAANSRYFYELASAKFGYSEDKLKRVQAFHFKGGQGAKTGTGGHLPGAKNIGKIAEVRGIEAGTAAISPPTFADLHSVADFKRFADRVREVTGGIPIGFKLSANHIEQDIQFALDASADYIILDGRGGGTGAAPAMFRDHISVPTIPALARARAYLDKVGASGNVTLIITGGLRVPMDFVKALALGADGIAISNSAMQSIGCVAARMCNTNNCPAGIATQKADLRQRLNVEKASHQLKNFFEASTELMKVMARACGHSNLSDFNHDDLATWNREMAQLSGIRYSGIIPLGN